cgatagattagttgaattgaaagtattagttaccggtaaataatttttaactaaacaaaaatatgtaaatacttgtactttatacatgattttaaaatacataaacaaatacactatgtctagatatttgtgaacaataatcatttgtgtggtagtccatgataatcgtcggagttgtttaaattaaacacaacattacgcctcccagaaaaataccaatcttcttaggacacgcctataagtcggacatagagttttggaccaaaaattgactcccaaaaatccgacttataggcgagtatatacggtacccCGGTAAAATAGCATAGAATACGACAAAATAGGTATTTTTGACCAATTTAAAGGGGGTTTGAACCCCCTCTGAACCTGTCTTTGTTAAAACCTTCCCACCCTTTTGTACACTGGATGTGATGTCATGGCATAAATAAACTTGATTCTATAATACTACAAAATGATGCTAACTAATCTTGAAGGAATTTCACATGAACAATAGATACACGTAGTTTTGAGAAATTCatatctattgattttggattaGATGTTGTCTTAATTCCTACATTAAATTTCATCATAAaagagtatatacatgtacataaatatgggaaacaTGTATGTCTGCATTGCATTCAAATATACATTAAAActctttgtacatgtacatcataccTTTTgcattcaattatttttttaaaaaaattgtgaatatgTGATACCACGTGTAGATGGAAAGAAATCACAGCTTGCTAAAATAATGACATTCTACAAACCAGTTGTGGAAGattcaacaaaaatataaatatttttaaaaactataacAAAATAAGAACAGATAACTAAGTTACTTAGTCAACATAATCTCATCCTGGTCGAGCCCCAATAGGTACAAATTGATCGCGTAATAGTGAAACATTGTGCCCACCAGTACAAAGAGGTGCCAGATGGCGTGAGCAAATGGAATAATGCCGTCACTCTTGAAGAAAACAACACCAACAATGAAGGTAACACCTCCCAAAAATAACTCATATATCCCTGAAGGTTCCCTctgtaaaaaaaacaagagatgtttgtaaaacacatatgccccccatggtgcaaaattgaaaagggttatacacacacacatcatttaattgagagtagtatcatcaattcaaaatattgagcagacaatatcttcctatgtcaagagtggatgaccatgtgacctaaaaatcaataggggtcatcaactcctgaagatgtaccagtgtaccaagtttgatgtctgtcaagcaaagggttctcaagatattgaacggacagtatattcctatgtccaatttgacccttgacttttgaccatgtgaccttaaaataattagaagtcatcttctcctgaagatgtaccagtgtaccaagtttgatgtctgtcaagcaaagggttctcaagatattgagcggacagtatattcccatgtacagtttaacccttgacctttgaccacgcgacctcaaaatcaataggtgtcatcttctcctgaagatgtaccagtgtaccaagtttaatgtctgtcaagcaaagggttctcaagatatggagcagacagtatattccaatgtccagtttgacccttgacctttgaccatgtgatctgaaattCAAttggggtcgtcttctcctgaagacgtaccagtgtaccacgtttgatgtctgtcaagcaaagggttctcaagatattgaatggacagtatattcctatgtccagtttgacccttgacctttaaacatgtgacctcaaaataaataggggtaattttctcctgaagatgtaccagtgtaccaagtttgatgtctgtcaagcgaagggttctcaaaatattgaacggacagtatattcctgtctagtgtgacccttgacctttgaccatgtgacctcaaaatcaatagtggtcgtcttctcctgaagtcgtatcagtgtactaagtttgatgtctgtcaagaaaagggttctcaagatactgagcagacagtatattcccatgtcaagtttgacccttgacctttgaccatgtgacctcaaaatcaataggggtcatcttctcttgaagatgtaccagtgtatcaagtttgatgtctgtcaagcaaagggttctcgagatatttaatggacagtatattcctatgtccagtttgacccttgacctttgaccatgtgacctcaaaatcaatggaggtcatcttcttctgaagatgtactggcgtaccaagtttgatgtctgtcaagcaaagggttctctagacattgaatggtcagtatattcctatgcccagtttgacccttgacctttgaccatatgacctcaaaatcaataggggtcatctactccttaggatgtaccagtgtgccaagtttgatgtctttcaaacaaagggttctcaagatattgagcggacattatattcctatgtccagagtagattgacccttgacctttgaccttttgacctgaaaaacaatagggatcctcttctactcataactaacccacatatgaaatatcattatcatcaagtgaatggttctcaagatattgagcagacaacacatggtctacagaccgaccgacagaccgacaggtgcaaaacaatatgccccctctttttcaaaggggggcataaaaataatatacatttaatgTATATAGAGAAAATGCAAACGTTCCCTCtgaatattcaaaaatattaagaaaatgcaaataaaaagtccctctgttgaaaaataaagaaaatgcaaaaaatccctctgaatgaaatatatatatacaaaggatatgcaaaaagaaaattccctctgaaaaaagaatttttttgtaaaaattgcTATGTTTTATCACTACTTTCGGAATCAATAAATTCTGAAACTGGTTGACCTGGAGATCTGGATTTATACTGATATAAGTTTACATTAATCTGGACTTATAAATGCACTGGTACAATGATCTGAACTTACAATGACTTGGACTTTCAATGATCTGGTCTTACAATGATCCAGACTTACAATGATCTAGTCTTACAATGATCTGAACTAACAATGACTTGGACTTTCAATGATCTGGTCTTACAATGATCCAGAATTACAATTGTAGATCTGGACTTACAATGATCTGAACTGACTATGATCTAGTCTTACAATGATCCAGAATTACAATGATCTGGACTGACAATGACCTGAACTGACTATGATCTGGACTTACAATGATCTGGACTTATATTGATCTGGATTTATAAGGATGTAGACTTACCATCATGAAAGCAACAGTTGCAGGACAAACACCAATGCCTAGGTACAAAATAATCTCCAGCATTTTGTATctgcaaaatgaaatacaacACGATATGTGTTAATTCCAATGTCTACTGCTATAGGACATACACAAATATCAAAGAACAAAATAATCTCCAGCATTTGTATctgcaaaaataaaatacaatacagCATGTAATAATAGgggattttcgagttcttccaTGTCCATGTTTATTCTGCATTTAGTCACTATTACGTCATATTTCTTAGGCATAGTCATTTCCGGTTTATCGTCGTTAACATAAATACTTAAAATCAATGAAACAACATATTGCTCTACTCATAGAGGAAATTTATCTAATAGGGGATTTTGGAGTTCTATGTCCATGTTTATTCTGCATTTAGTCACTATTACGTCGTATATTTTTAGGCATAGTCATTTCCAGTTTATCGTTAACGTAATTACACAAGTAAGCCTACTAGAATGGACGTTGATTCTACACAATTATCGAATTCAAGAAATTTTGTTATAGATGAGTGTTTCTAGTTCCTTTTACCAAAAAAGTAACTTACAAAGGCTATGTGAGCTTACAATTGGTATGAATTTGGAAAtcctttctaaaaaaaattgtgtatacaaaatatttgatcTCAAGCTCTTGAAAGTCAATCGCCaaacagaaaagaaaactgATTGAATTGTTGgaaatcatcaataaaaatGTGGTAAAAAACTGAAGACCTACCAGCTACTGAGAGTTACGACGTCATGATTTATCTTCACAAATATTGGACACCATTGGAATGAACAGTGACTTCAGCATTACAAATCTGATAATGGATATATCCCTACATCCGAGGCATGCACGTAGAATCATGGAGGGGGAGGGAGTGGTCCCCCTTTTAACAACCatcattttctattatttatacacacacaccGCCATTTAATGGCAGAAGTGAATGGTGCGAATGCAAGGTAGAAGTTATGAAGTGAATCCATGTTTTCTCCTCACAATTCAAAAAATCGGAGTTTGGGAAAAATTTCCCTTGAGCTTATGTATATGACATATGCTACTACCACCCTAACACCCAACCCCCCAATTTTAAAAGGTGTGTATTTTGTGGTATAATGAGTCGTACTACTTAATCCACCTCTATGTATTTGgaatttgaaagattttgaatGTTAAAAGAACATGTTAGGTTTTgcttgttttgatttatatatttattcttGTCAAGACTTCTAGACAAAATATTGTGAAGACATCTCTGgctaccacccccccccccctcctccctcCCTGAAAAACTATACTACATGCTTGTTTCCTCCTCCTCTGTAAATCTGTATTACATCCCTCTGCCACACACACCAATAACGCTGGTTCTTAATTTTGGAATCAAAACCAgtaagtaaaataaatgaacaaactGTCTGGTAGTTAGCTAAACCGGAAGTAAGTATGCCTAAAAATATCGCCAAATCATGTGACTTAGGTAGATTCTAAAAGACAAAATACACACGGAACGGAAGAACTCAATAATCCCCTATTCCAATGTCTACTGCTACAGGACATACACAAATATCAAAGAACAAAATAATCTCCAGCATTTGTATctggaaaaataaaatacaacacAGTATGTGTTAATTCCAATGTCTACTACTacacatcttcgctagccaagggtttttgGTCCACTCTGCTCCCATTTATGGACcaaaaacccttggctagcgaagatgactGCTACAGGACATACACGAATATCAAAGAACAAAATAATCTCCAGTATTCTATAAACAAACCACAAACCATATTTTATTAGTACTTATATCTCTATGACAAAAAAATACcattcaaaattataataatctGGAAAATTGTCTTCCATCATTAAACATTCCACATGCAATGCACATTTATAGGCCTGTAGCTCAACAGGGTACAAATCGGCATAACTACAGAAATAACCTCTACGACAGATTCAAATTCTCGGCGAGTGTAATGCTGTAGAGTATATTGCTCTTACTTCTCATGAAATGTGTATGAGTAGACAATTCCACACACTGCCATTATCCAAATCAGCCACATCATCTCATCTTCAATTCCTCCAAAGTCACGCAAAGTCAACCTACAATTTGAAACCAAAAAAATGTCACTTGCATTGTAAGTAGAGTTTGTTatattcaatttcaatcaacctcttacaaacaagaggcccatgggctacaCAGTTCACTTgtgtcactttggcccatatttaaagattttctctatatataactttgatcccctattgtggctccaccctacccctggggatcatgattttaacaaacttgaatctgcactatgtcaggaagatttcatgtaaagttctttcctggcccagtggttcttgagaagatttttacaaattttccctatatatttgcatgtaaaatttttattCCCTATTTttgccccatcctaaccccgggggtcgtggttttaacaaacttgaatctacactatgtcaggaagctgtcatgtaaatttgtactttcctagcccaatggttcttgagaagatttttatatgatcccaccctatttttgcatttttgtgttttttgtgattatctcccctttgaaggaggcatggcctttcatttcaacaaacttgaaagctctttacccaaggatgctttttgttgAGGTATCTTGCTGAACTACCTGTACTTGCTTGACAATGAAAACTAATGTCAAATTTCTGTTCCCTACCTCACAACAACAACCTCACTTAAACTTCTGAGACACATGATTCAAGATATGGGACCAGAAATCCCAAACACCATGCTGAGTGCATTGATTCTTATGTAATCATTGAGCACCTGTCGTCTTACACTCAGTCCGAGTGTaccataaaaaatattgatgcagTTGAATAGATGTTACCAATGTGTATCAGcataaaatatcttgaatagtttctttgaaactGGGCTAAAAGTGTGACAGGACAGACAGAAGGATGGAAGAcagatgtgacaaacactaaTATGCCCTGGCCATGTTCATGGTAAGGCATAAAAAAGCCAAACTTTCAAtccttgtaaatattttaaaatttagtaCAACTTACCACGGTGAGTACGATGAGGCAATGAAGATATAAATAACAGCCCGATCGGCAATGTGGAAGAAATGCCTCAGCTTCCTGTAATGAACGTGTAATGATGTCATGAAAACATACTACAATGTAATACTTATACACTATAagtaaacaatatcatatgaaATTGTACTAATggatcatttacatgtactaactCACTGATTAAATGAGATTTGTTTTAAAGCAGAAGAGGAGCATGTACAAGCAGCACAGTAGCTCAGCTTAAACACAAGAAACCCACAGGCTTTATTGATCACCTGAGTATtatagttaaaagtatcactggtctcaagggctatgaaatctataaaaatatccctgttctgcatatctaagctaaattctattgtttaacaacagtataaaacaaaatgtgtttcttaaaattaaatgcccccaaaagtgctcatactgatgaaagactacacatataataatatttttgtaatatcaacatgatatgactaatttggacctgtcctagagt
This genomic window from Ostrea edulis chromosome 4, xbOstEdul1.1, whole genome shotgun sequence contains:
- the LOC125669669 gene encoding monocyte to macrophage differentiation factor-like, translating into MKTLQKICSVYDFKRLMNPRAKKGEAYVPTDVEHMANIITHGGCIIPSILAMLWMLYIAQTSLQFLIAVIYGWALVALFSVSCTFHTLAFSGRSQKLRHFFHIADRAVIYIFIASSYSPWLTLRDFGGIEDEMMWLIWIMAVCGIVYSYTFHEKYKMLEIILYLGIGVCPATVAFMMREPSGIYELFLGGVTFIVGVVFFKSDGIIPFAHAIWHLFVLVGTMFHYYAINLYLLGLDQDEIMLTK